One genomic segment of Podarcis raffonei isolate rPodRaf1 chromosome 7, rPodRaf1.pri, whole genome shotgun sequence includes these proteins:
- the LOC128418107 gene encoding serpin B3-like codes for MSWAAWRDSDVINVYFKDVPCYECEKPEGIHTAFSKILATLNQPSANYTLSFANKLYGNKDIAFIQKFVFCALKLYLTEVDGVDFHNAPEEVRRLINLWVETRTHGKIKDLLPKDSFDCLVQLLLVNALFFKGQWEVKFDKELTEEAPFYPHHADEKECHSVQLMHRKGVYNAGTIDLCNVQVQVVEIPYKNNELTFVLLLPVDCSAEALEQLEDGLSHKHLLDLSCHLKAIEVDLAIPKFSSEKSIEANEYLNLPDLTDHEKADFSGATTTEGVALTQLVHDASIEIDEEGGEEPEPVPCPKDRRPRREPVEIRADHPFLYFIVHNCTQSIIALGRFAKPE; via the exons ATGAGCTGGGCTGCCTGGAGGGATTCAGATGTGATAAATGTTTACTTCAAA GATGTTCCTTGCTATGAGTGTGAGAAGCCTGAAGGAATCCATACAGCATTCAGCAAAATCCTTGCGACTCTTAATCAGCCCAGCGCCAACTATACTCTGAGCTTTGCCAACAAGCTCTATGGAAACAAGGACATTGCCTTCATCCAG AAATTCGTTTTCTGTGCTCTCAAACTGTACTTGACTGAAGTGGATGGTGTGGATTTCCATAATGCCCCTGAGGAAGTGAGGAGACTCATCAACCTTTGGGTTGAAACCCGTACACATG GTAAAATCAAGGACCTTCTCCCCAAGGACAGCTTTGATTGCCTTGTTCAGCTCCTGCTGGTGAATGCTCTCTTCTTCAAAGGACAATGGGAAGTGAAATTTGACAAAGAGCTCACAGAAGAAGCTCCCTTTTATCCTCATCATGCAGATGAG AAGGAATGCCACAGCGTGCAGCTGATGCACAGGAAGGGTGTCTACAATGCAGGGACAATTGACCTATGCAATGTTCAAGTCCAAGTTGTTGAGATCCCCTACAAGAACAATGAATTGACCTTCGTTCTGCTGCTGCCAGTAGACTGCAGTGCAGAAGCTCTTGAACAG CTGGAAGATGGACTTAGCCACAAGCATCTGCTTGACCTGTCCTGTCATCTGAAGGCCATTGAGGTGGATTTGGCCATTCCCAAGTTCAGCTCAGAGAAGAGCATTGAAGCCAACGAATACCTGAATCTGCCAGATCTGACTGACCATGAAAAGGCCGATTTCTCTGGAGCAACCACAACAGAAGGCGTGGCTCTGACTCAGCTGGTCCATGATGCTTCTATCGAGATTGATGAGGAGGGTGGTGAAGAACCAGAGCCAGTCCCTTGCCCCAAGGATAGGCGTCCACGTCGGGAACCTGTGGAGATTCGGGCTGACCATCCTTTCCTCTATTTCATCGTGCACAATTGCACCCAGAGCATCATTGCTCTCGGTAGATTTGCTAAGCCAGAATAA
- the LOC128418108 gene encoding uncharacterized protein LOC128418108, producing the protein MGNIHLELFPNLPPLLFWLKDFTMTSLSEANAKFATDFFHLLRKEHPCGNILFSPVNLSTALHLLLYGSRHDTKAEIEKVLHHLSKAKEHARSGTGSDSETATKIDHFGSKLSIDLSNLPNAQTAGCEAEEGASSPVTPGEDERRADGNLELSVVETTGELDSDEAIPSYFIPWRKHLQGMEEAEYLVQEQSSPKGKVSRNPSTSRENPEEQPVHENMAAAEAGLHTSSHAASDNISALLSEFRHTVKHADDNVQAFKETFELLNSIMTTLPEANAKFGVDFFKVLTTEHPCDNLVFSPANLTAGLGLLAYASGCEQADQIEKAQEKVETCPRPRPRPEPTKPEATRPRPRPRPEPTKPEPTCPRPRPRPEPTRPEPTCPKPRPRPEPEQPKPCDKRRVIHRPAPCPEPEPEPEPRCPRRDVPCYECEEPEGIHTAFSKILATLNEPSSNYTLSFANKLYGNKDIAFIQKFLYCALKLYLTEVENADLHNAPEEVRRLINLWVEVQTHGKIKDLLPKDSFDCLAQLLLVNALFFKGQWEVKFDKELTEEAPFYPHHADEKECHSVQLMHRKGVYNAGTIDLCDVQVQVVEIPYKNNELTFVLLLPVDCSAEALEQLEDGLSHEHLLDLSCHLKAIEVDLAIPKFSSEKSIEANEYLNLPDLTDHEKADFSGATTTEGVALTQLVHDAAIEIDEEGGEEPEPVPCPKDRRPRREPVEFRSDHPFLYFIVHNSTQSIIALGRFAKLRHSPGSQAMTPWYHSNIPQMKIETFSPEERWRVYELLNSIMTTLPEANAKFGVDFFKVLTTEHPCDNLLISPVNLTAGLGLLAYASGCEQADQIEKAQEKVETCPRPRPRPEPTKPEATRPRPRPRPEPTKPEATCPRPRPRPEPTRPEPTCPKPRPRPEPEQPKPCDKRRVIHRPAPCPEPEPEPRCPRRDVPCYECEEPEGIHTAFSKILATLNEPSSNYTLSFANKLYGNKDIAFIQKFLYCALKLYLTEVENADLHNAPEEVRRLINLWVEVQTHGKIKDLLPKDSFDCLAQLLLVNALFFKGQWEVKFDKELTEEAPFYPHHADEKECHSVQLMHRKGVYNAGTIDLCDVQVQVVEIPYKNNELTFVLLLPVDCSAEALEQLEDGLSHEHLLDLSCHLKAIEVDLAIPKFSSEKSIEANEYLNLPDLTDHEKADFSGATTTEVVALTQLVHDAAIEIDEEGGEEPEPVPCPKDRRPCREPVEFRADHPFLYFIVHNSTQSIIALGRFAKPE; encoded by the exons CTCAGACTGCTGGTTGTGAAGCTGAGGAAGGAGCCTCCTCACCTGTAACACCTGGAGAAGATGAGAGACGAGCAGATGGCAACCTGGAGTTGTCAGTGGTGGAAACCACTGGCGAGCTTGATTCTGATGAAGCTATTCCCTCTTACTTCATTCCTTGGAGAAAACATCTCCAGGGAATGGAAGAGGCTGAATATCTAGTTCAAGAACAGTCATCTCCAAAAGGAAAAGTATCCCGGAATCCATCTACTTCACGTGAAAACCCGGAAGAACAACCTGTCCATGAAAACATGGCAGCTGCAGAAGCAGGTCTCCACACATCTTCCCATGCAGCCAGTGATAATATTAGCGCCCTGTTGTCTGAGTTCAGACACACAGTGAAACATGCAGACGACAATGTGCAGGCATTCAAGGAAACTTTTG AGCTTTTGAATTCCATCATGACCACCCTGCCTGAAGCCAATGCTAAATTTGGAGTCGACTTTTTCAAAGTGTTGACCACTGAGCACCCATGCGACAACCTCGTGTTCTCCCCTGCGAACCTCACCGCAGGCCTGGGCCTCCTCGCTTATGCATCTGGTTGTGAACAAGCAGATCAGATTGAGAAG GCACAAGAAAAAGTTGAAACCTGCCCCAGACCAAGACCCCGTCCTGAGCCAACCAAGCCTGAAGCAACTCGCCCCAGACCAAGACCCCGTCCTGAGCCAACCAAGCCTGAACCAACTTGCCCCAGACCAAGACCCCGTCCTGAGCCAACCAGGCCTGAGCCAACTTGCCCCAAACCAAGACCCCGCCCTGAACCAGAGCAACCTAAACCTTGTGACAAGAGACGAGTCATTCACCGCCCAGCTCCTTGCCCTGAGCCCGAGCCCGAGCCCGAGCCACGTTGTCCCAGACGC GATGTTCCCTGCTACGAGTGTGAGGAGCCTGAAGGAATCCATACAGCATTCAGCAAAATCCTTGCGACTCTTAATGAGCCCAGCAGCAACTATACCCTGAGCTTTGCCAACAAGCTCTATGGAAACAAGGACATTGCCTTCATCCAG AAATTCCTTTACTGTGCTCTGAAACTGTACTTGACTGAAGTGGAGAACGCTGATCTGCATAATGCCCCAGAGGAAGTGAGGAGACTCATCAACCTTTGGGTCGAAGTCCAGACACATG GTAAGATCAAGGACCTTCTCCCCAAGGACAGCTTTGACTGCCTTGCTCAGCTCCTGCTGGTGAATGCTCTCTTCTTCAAAGGACAATGGGAAGTGAAATTTGACAAAGAGCTCACAGAAGAAGCTCCCTTTTACCCTCATCATGCAGATGAG AAGGAATGCCACAGCGTGCAGCTGATGCACAGGAAGGGTGTCTACAATGCAGGGACAATTGACCTATGCGACGTTCAAGTCCAAGTTGTTGAGATCCCCTACAAGAACAATGAACTGACCTTCGTTCTGCTGCTGCCAGTAGACTGCAGTGCAGAAGCTCTTGAACAG CTGGAAGATGGACTTAGCCACGAGCATCTGCTTGACCTGTCCTGTCATCTGAAGGCCATTGAGGTGGATTTGGCCATTCCCAAGTTCAGCTCAGAGAAGAGCATTGAAGCCAACGAATACCTGAATCTGCCGGATCTGACTGACCACGAAAAGGCCGATTTCTCTGGAGCAACCACAACAGAAGGCGTGGCTCTGACTCAGCTGGTCCATGATGCTGCTATCGAGATTGATGAGGAGGGTGGTGAAGAACCAGAGCCAGTCCCTTGCCCCAAAGATAGGCGTCCACGTCGGGAACCTGTGGAGTTTCGGTCTGACCATCCTTTCCTCTATTTCATCGTGCACAATTCTACCCAGAGTATCATTGCTCTCGGTAGATTTGCTAA GTTACGGCATTCACCTGGATCCCAGGCCATGACACCCTGGTATcattccaacattcctcagatgaaaatagagacattttcACCGGAGGAACGTTGGAGGGTATATG AGCTTTTGAATTCCATCATGACCACCCTGCCTGAAGCCAATGCTAAATTTGGAGTCGACTTTTTCAAAGTGTTGACCACTGAGCACCCATGTGACAACCTCTTGATCTCCCCTGTGAACCTCACCGCAGGCCTGGGCCTCCTCGCTTATGCATCTGGTTGTGAACAAGCAGATCAGATCGAGAAG GCACAAGAAAAAGTTGAAACCTGCCCCAGACCAAGACCCCGTCCTGAGCCAACCAAGCCTGAAGCAACTCGCCCCAGACCAAGACCCCGTCCTGAGCCAACCAAGCCTGAAGCAACTTGCCCCAGACCAAGACCCCGTCCTGAGCCAACCAGGCCTGAGCCAACTTGCCCCAAACCAAGACCCCGCCCTGAACCAGAGCAACCTAAACCTTGTGACAAGAGACGAGTCATTCACCGCCCAGCTCCTTGCCCTGAGCCCGAGCCCGAGCCACGTTGTCCTAGACGC GATGTTCCCTGCTACGAGTGTGAGGAGCCTGAAGGAATCCATACAGCATTCAGCAAAATCCTTGCGACTCTTAATGAGCCCAGCAGCAACTATACCCTGAGCTTTGCCAACAAGCTCTATGGAAACAAGGACATTGCCTTCATCCAG AAATTCCTTTACTGTGCTCTGAAACTGTACTTGACTGAAGTGGAGAACGCTGATCTGCATAATGCCCCAGAGGAAGTAAGGAGACTCATCAACCTTTGGGTCGAAGTCCAGACACATG GTAAGATCAAGGACCTTCTCCCCAAGGACAGCTTTGACTGCCTTGCTCAGCTCCTGCTGGTGAATGCTCTCTTCTTCAAAGGACAATGGGAAGTGAAATTTGACAAAGAGCTCACAGAAGAAGCTCCCTTTTACCCTCATCATGCAGATGAG AAGGAATGCCACAGCGTGCAGCTGATGCACAGGAAGGGTGTCTACAATGCAGGGACAATTGACCTATGCGACGTTCAAGTCCAAGTTGTTGAGATCCCCTACAAGAACAATGAACTGACCTTCGTTCTGCTGCTGCCAGTAGACTGCAGTGCAGAAGCTCTTGAACAG CTGGAAGATGGACTTAGCCACGAGCATCTGCTTGACCTGTCCTGTCATCTGAAGGCCATTGAGGTGGATTTGGCCATTCCCAAGTTCAGCTCAGAGAAGAGCATTGAAGCCAACGAATACCTGAATCTGCCGGATCTGACTGACCACGAAAAGGCCGATTTCTCTGGAGCAACCACAACAGAAGTCGTGGCTCTGACTCAGCTGGTCCATGATGCTGCTATCGAGATTGATGAGGAGGGTGGTGAAGAACCAGAGCCAGTCCCTTGCCCCAAAGATAGGCGTCCATGTCGGGAACCTGTGGAGTTTCGGGCTGACCATCCTTTCCTCTATTTCATCGTGCACAATTCTACCCAGAGTATCATTGCTCTCGGTAGATTTGCTAAGCCAGAATAA